GTATTGAGTTTTGGTTTGCAGCGAAAAAGGGTCATGCGGTTGAAGAAGGTTATCTTGTTTCCGGTGCTCTTATTCCACTGATTATGCCACCTGATATTCCTTTGTGGATATTGGCAGTATCTATTGCTTTTGCAGTGATCATAGGTAAGGAAGCTTTTGGAGGGACTGGAATGAATATCTGGAATATTGCCTTGCTATCAAGAGTATTTATATTTTTTGCTTACCCGACAACTATCTCAGGGGATGAAGTATGGGTTTCAGGGTTTTCAAAACTTGCACCGGGCACTGCCGCTGATTATGGGTGGTGGCATACATCATTCTTTAACGGGTTATTCGATTGGATAGGTATTGCCAAGTTTCAGGTTGGGATGGCGGTAGCAGATGGATATACAGGTGCGACCCCTTTAGCATTAGCATATCAGGGAGGCTGGGATAGAGTAACTGAAGTTTATTCATCCGGGCAGATGTTGTGGGGAACTATTCCGGGTTCGATAGGAGAAACTTCTAAAGTTTTAATTTTAGTAGGAACAGTCATCCTCTTAGTGACGAAAGTGGCCAGTTGGCGTATCATGGCTGGTATGGTAGCCGGAGCAATTGCAGGTACCTGGGTTTTAAATATATGGGGAGCGACTCCTTTTATGACAGTATCCTGGTATAATCAGTTTTTAATGGGGTCATTTTTATTTGCAATGGCATTTATGGCTACTGATCCGGTTACTGCCTGCTCTACCAGCAGGGGAAAATGGATTTATGGAATTCTGATCGGATTTATCGGTATGATTATCAGGGTGATAAATCCTGCATATCCGGAAGGATGGATGCTGGCTATACTCTTTGCTAATACATTTGCTCCGACAATAGATCATTTTGTTTTGGAGTCTAACATTAAAAAAAGATTGAATCGTGCATAATACAAATTATATAATAAGGTTTGTCCTTATCATGACAGTAATTGTAGCCTTTGTTTTGGCTATGATGTTTACCGGTTTGAAAGACATTCATCAGACCAATGAAGCAGTTTACAACAAAAAAGCTATTCTGGCTGCTGTAGCTTCAAAGTTGGATAAGGATGTTAATGGTCTGACAAACGCTGAAGTTCAATCCATTTTTGACGCTCAGATAGAACAAAAAGTATTGGATATGTCCGGTAACGAGTTAACAGCAGATGAGATTAAAGCAGCAACAGGAGGAGTAGCCACTACTGCTGATAAGGTTGATATGGCTAAAGAAGTTAAGAAGCCCGAAGCAGACAGAGTTTTACCACTGTATATTTTTAAAGGTTCTGACGGAAAAAACTATTATATAGTAAGTGTCAGAGGAAAGGGTCTTTGGGATGAGATATGGGGAAATGTGGCTTTGGAGGACGATTGGTCCACTATTGCGGGAGTTTCTTTTGATCATAAAGGTGAAACGCCGGGATTGGGAGCAGAAATCAAAGACAATCAGGCATGGGTCAATCAGTTTACCGGTAAAAAAATATTTGCAGCAGATGGGACATTTACATCTGTCAAAGTTATTAAAGCAGGAGCACGAAATGATGTCTATGAAGTGGATGGTATTTCAGGCGCCACTATTACTGCGGATGGTGTAGATGCTATGATGGAAAAAGGTCTCAGGTATTATGAGCCTTATATTATGAAAAACAGAAAATCGTAAAATTTAAAAAATAAAGATTATGGCAGAAGTAAAAGTTGCTGAGGTCAAAGAATCGGGTTTTTCTTTTGGAAAGGCTGAGAAAAAACTTATCACCGATCCATTAAATGATAATAATCCAATTACAGTACAGGTACTCGGAATTTGTTCTGCATTGGCAGTGACAACTTTATTGAGTAAAGCTATTGTTATGGCTATTGCGGTGATATTTGTTACTGCTTTTTCCAATCTCTTTACATCGATGCTTAGAAATATGATTCCTAAACAAGTACGTATGATCGTACAGTTGGTTATTATAGCAGCATTGGTAACAGTAGTGGAATTAACATTAAAAGCTGTTAATTATCCTATTTATAAGGAGTTGTCCGTGTTCATTGGATTGATTATTACAAACTGTATAGTTATGGGAAGGTTGGAAGCATTTGCAATGGCCAATAAACCCTATAAATCATTTTTGGATGGTATTGGTAATGGTTTGGGATACGGAATTATACTGATAATGATTGCAGCGATAAGAGAATTATTTGGAAAAGGGTCCTTATTGGATTTTAAAATCATCGGTAATACTCCTGAATATGTTCTGAATACGACAGAAATATCATGGTTGGGTTGGTACGCAAATAACAACCTTATGGTACTATTCCCTTCTGCGATGTTTGTGATAGGTGGTATTATCTGGGCACACAGAGCATGGAATAAGAAATTGGTTGACATTTCATAATCAAAGAATAAAAAAGAAAATGGGAGATTTAATTAATATCTTTGTAAAATCTGCATTCATAGAAAATCTGGCTTTGGCTTATTTTCTTGGAATGTGTTCCTACCTGGCAGTATCCAAGAGCGTCAAAACAGCATTTGGTTTAGGTTTGGCAGTTATTTTTGTATTGGGGATAACCATGCCGATTAACTGGTTGATAAATACTCACCTGTTGAGTGAAAGTGGATTATTCGGACTCGATCTAACCTTTTTAAGGTTTATCTTGTTTATCGCTGTAATCGCCTCTATGGTGCAATTGGTAGAAATGGTGGTTGAGAAATTTTCACCATCTCTTTACAACGCATTGGGTATCTTTTTACCCCTGATTACTGTGAATTGCGCTATATTAGGGGGTTCACTTTTTATGGTATCCAAAGAATATAATTTCAGCCAATCTGTAGCTTTTGGCTTGGGGGGAGGTTTTGGATGGTTTCTTGCCATAGTGGCGATAGCTGCTATCAGAGAGAAAATGAAGTATTCGGCTGTTCCGGCACCGCTAAGGGGATTAGGTATGGCATTTATGCTTACCGGATTAATGGGTATGGCTTTTATGGGATTGATGGGTATAGACCCGACAGCATTTAAATAATAACTTAATCATTAGCTATGTTATTGATAAATATAATTTCTTACATGCCTGTGATATTTGCCATTTTGGTGTTTACAGGTGTTATTCTTTCACTTTCCATGTTGCTGATTTACGCCAGAAAAAGATTGGTGCCTCAGGGTGATGTCCGCATCATCATCAACGGAGATGAAGCCAACCCTATTTTGGCACAGCCGGGATCTTCTTTACTATCTACATTAGGTGAGAACAATATTTTTCTGCCTTCTGCTTGCGGAGGGGGTGGTACCTGTGCCATGTGTGAATGTCATGTGTATTCAGGGGGCGGGGATGTCCTTCCCACAGAATTGAATCATCTTACACGGAAGGAAGCTGCAGAAGGGATGCGTCTATCCTGTCAGGTTAAGGTAAGAGAAAATATGAATATCGGTATTCCTGAGGAAATATTCGGTATCAAAAAATGGGAATGTGAAGTCATTTCCAATTACAATGTTGCTACTTTCATAAAAGAGTTTATTGTAAGATTGCCGGAAGGAGAAACGCTGGATTTTCAGGCTGGTGGATATATTCAGATAGATGTTCCTCCTGTGACAGTAGATTATAAAGATATTGAAATTACAGCACATCCAAAGTATCACGACCGTCCGGATAAATTTCAGGCAGATTGGGATCAAAATAAGATGTGGGATCTGAAAATGGTCAATGAAGAACCTATATTCAGGGCCTACTCCATGTCTAATCACCCGGCAGAAGGCAATATTGTTTCATTAACCATCAGAATTGCAACTCCACCATTCAAATTTAAGGTCGGTGCAGATGGTAAAAGAGTGTGGGATGGATACGAAGCAGTGAATCCGGGAATTTGTTCTTCCTATATTTTTTCCAGAAAGCCTGGCGACAAAGTAACTATCTCTGGGCCATATGGTGAATTTTTCATTAAGCCAACTCAAGCTGAAATGTTATATATCGGTGGTGGGGCAGGCATGGCTCCGATGCGTTCGCATTTATACCACTTGTTCATGACCTTGAAGACAGGTCGTAAAGTGACATTTTTCTATGGTGGACGAACGAAGAAGGAATTGTTTTACGTGGAAGAGTTCAGAGAGATTGAAAAACAATTTCCTAATTTCCGTTTCGCAGTAGCATTGGATAATCCACTTCCGGAAGACAACTGGGTATTGAAAAAAGACTTAAATGATCCGGAAGGTGATGGATTTAAAGGTTTTGTTCACAATGTTGTTATTGAACAATATTTAAGTAAACACCCTGCACCTGAGGAACTGGAAGTTTACTTTTGCGGACCACCACTAATGAACCAATCAGTCATAAAAATGGCAGATGAATGGGGTATTCCGGAAGAAAACGTGGCATTTGACGATTTCGGAGGATAATCAGGAAACTAAAAGCACATAAATATTTAAAGGCATAATTCTGAAAAGGGTTATGCCTTTTTACATTATTTACCTGTCAGTTGTAAAATATGAATAATTATTTTTTACTTTTACCACTTTGAAAAAACAGTATTTCTGATGGATTGGCAATTGATCTGGACTTTATTTTACGGGGCAGTATGCGGCTATGTAGCCAGCCGCCTGATAGGCGGTGAAGGCTTCGGACTGTTAGGGAATATCGTTGTGGGTATATTTGGCGGTTTTATTGGCAGCCACCTTGTCCAGTTGGCTAAAATACCGATGATGTCAGGATATGTGGGCAATTTTATCAGTTCTGTTGCCGGAGCACTGATATTTATATTTTTTCTGGAGTTAATCAGATATCTTTACAGGAGCAACAGAAGTACCCGCCGGAGGAGGTGAAATAGGTAAATACATAATATTGACTGATATGCCAGTTCCTTTAAAAATCAGATATTAAACTGCCATTTAGTAAACTTTAGTTTACTAAAACTTAAAGACTTCAATCAACTCGTAGGCTTATCAGGAGCCGGTAAACTGGCGTGAAACTCATTTTTGATCCTTTCAGCATAGACATCCAGCAATTCCAGGATTTTTGTTCTCTTCGGTGATTTTATAATGATGCCGATATGGTGCTTCTTGTGAAGTCTCCAGGAAATTTCGGGGTCACTGAATGATGAATCGTCAGGGTATTCAAACCGAGACAAAGAGACAATGATACCGGCATGATCTTTCCTGATTTTTGGTAATTTATATTTTTGACCATTAAAACGGGCGGTTTCTAATTTTGCCCATTCACCCCACAAATTAATTCCTGAAGCGGCTTCTACCATTTCGGCAAGGTGGGCACCACCAACCCGCGAAGATGTTTCTAAAAAGTAATACTGACCGTCCTCGTTACATTTTATAAACTCAGTATGCGATGCACTGTACTGCATTCCAAAAGCTTTCATTACATCTGCATTGAGTTTCTGAAGCATTTTGTCATCATCACTATCCGTCTCAACTGTATGTGATCTGAAAATACCGCCCCCATGTGCTACTTCGAATGGGGTGTCTAAATATTGACTGACTTTCGCGAAATTTACTTTTCCGTCAAAAGTAAGTGCATCTACATGATACACAGCACCGGGTGCAAATCGCTCCAAAAGATAAGCATGTCTGTGACCTCCCAGTTTATCCAATAGCTCCCACAATTGTTCTTTGTTGTGAATTTTTGTAATACCGGTTGCAGACGCCTGCATTCTTGGTTTTACTAACCAGGGAGCGGGGACTGTATCAGCAAATTTATTAATATCAGCGTCATGAAAAAGTGCCGTAAATTCAGGAACAGGAATCCCGCATTCTTTTGCTTTGATACGCATTGCGAGCTTATCCCGGAAGTATCTTGCCGTTGTCTCTCCCATGCCGGGTATTCTGAAATACTCCCTTATACAGGCAACATGTTCCACATCAAAATCGTCTAAGGCAACAAATACATCAAATTTTGTATCTTTCATTTTGTAAGCCAAACCGTCTTTCAGATGGTCCATGTTCCATAAGCCTTTTTCATCTTCCTGCATATAGAAGGCTTCATCGATACTTTCCCAGGGCCAGGGGTCATGCTCCAGTTTTTTGGAAGTGAGCAAATAAACTTTGTTCCCTAGTGCTTTTGCTGCCCGCATAAAGTCCTCCCCTTTAAAATATCGGGACACACATAGAATTGTAATCGGTGAATCTGCCATATTAAGTTTTGTTTTGTTTGTTTTAAGATTTCAGCGTCTTTAATGTTGTTTATACAAAATCTAAAATTTATTTTTCCACATCATGCTCTCTACAGGTTTTTCTGTCCTGCTGTTATACTTTGCATTTGATTTTTTATTGTAATAATTATTTATTTCTCCGTCAACCTTAAAATATATAAGCTGACCTACCGGCATACCTGCATATATCCGCACGGGTTGAACACAACTGATTTCCAATGTCCAGGTATTGCAGAATCCCACATCACCCTTACCTGCCGTGGCATGTATATCTATTCCCAAACGACCGATACTTGATTTTCCTTCCAAAAAGGGAACGGTGTGATGGGTTTCGGTATATTCTTCGGTAACACCAAGGTACAATGTGCCCGGCATCAATACAAAACCATCAGGGCCAATTTCAAAATGTCTGATCGTATTATGTTTTTTAGCATCCAGTTCATGATTTTCATATACTGCCAGCCACTTACCGAGATGTACATCGTATGAGTTTGTACCCAGACAATCCGGTCTGTAAGGTTCTATTACTATTAGTCCATCATCAATAGCCTTTCGTATCTGATCATCAGATAATATCATATAATTTTATTGGTTGTGAAGGGTAAAAATAGAAACTATTTGTTCAAATTTACTTTATAATCAATGATTTTTAGAAACAAATTTTTGCGATTTGAAAGTGACTCATGAATATGACACTATTACTATATGTAGTTTGAAAATGCTCCAAACTTTTATTTTTAAAATTGCCGAATATTATTCTGTTACTTAGACATATATTTTTTACTTTTGCAATAAATTATAAATATAATTACGAAAATGAAAATATTAGTAAATGACGGTATAGAGCCGATCGGCAAACAAATACTGGAAGATGCGGGCTTTATAGTAGATATGAATAAAATAAATCAGGAAGATCTTGTCTCCGGATTGAATGAATATGATGCGATATGTGTAAGAAGCGCTACTAAAGTCAGGAAAGAGTTGATCGATGCTTGTCCTAATTTAAAAGCTATTGCCCGTGGTGGCGTAGGACTTGATAATATTGACGTTGAATATGCACTGTCAAAAGGTATTGCTGTTATAAATACCCCGGCTGCATCATCCCGATCAGTAGCCGAACTTGCTATGGCACACATGCTTGATTTGTCCCGATTTTTGTATCAGTCCAATAAGCAAATGCATCATGAAGGAAATACAAAGTTTAATGATCTTAAGAAATTATATGCCAAAGGAGTGGAACTGGAAGGCAAAACTTTAGGTATAATCGGATTCGGAAGGATAGGTCAGGAGACTGCAAGAGTAGGCTTGGGTATGGGGATGCACATCATTGCAATGGACCCTTATGTGGAATCTGCAGAAATTGTGGTTGGTCCTGCAAATATGGGTTTTAAAGCAAATATTACTACATCAGAATTATCAACACTGTTAGCAGGTGCAGATTATATATCTCTTCATATTCCGTCGGTAGGAAAACCTATTTTAGGAGCTGACGAATTTCAAAAAATGAAAGACGGAGTATTTATCATAAACGTAAGTAGGGGCGGAACTATTGATGAAGACGCACTTTTATATGCATTAGATACAGGAAAAGTGGCTGCTGCCGGGCTTGATGTTTTTGATAATGAGCCTACCCCAAGAATTGATTTGTTAATGCATCCAAGGGTTTCATTGACCCCACACATCGGAGCATCTACAGAAGAAGCACAGAATAAGATAGGTGTGGAGTTGGCAGAAAAGCTAATAGCGGCATTAAGAAAATAAAACAACCTACAGCGTTAAAATCAGGTTAATTTCAGAAATGTTTGATCACTAAACGTTCATTATTATCGTAATGGAGTTGATAGTTATTTATTCAAATTCTAAATCCTGCATCATGAGAATATTTACATTTTTACTACTTGTTGTAATATTAGCTTGCTCGCCAAATCGGAAATTTCAAACATCGTCTTATGACAAACTTGCTCCGAAACACCGCAAAATTGCCATTCTGCCGGTTACATTTGAAGGCAAACGTTTCGCTTCAAAATTAAGCGAAGAAGACAAAAAAATATTACTTGAAAAAGAGAACACGTTTGTTCAGCAAGCTTTTTACAATCGATTGGCCCGTGTAACCGGTTCCGGTAAAAGGGATTCTAAAATCCAGATCGAAAGTATATCCCGCACAAATGAAAAACTATCCGAAAAAGGTATTCAACTTACTGAGATCAGTAAACTTTCAGATGCTGACATGAGGGATATTTTGAATGTGGATGCCGTAGTCAGGATAAAGGTAGATGCTGCTATTATGCTACATTCTACTACGTATGATCTGCCAAAAGAAATTCTATCTACTGTCCGTTTCAGAATTACAGACCCTATAATCAGAGAAGCAATCGAACTGGATATAGAACCTGTCTTTTTAAATGTCGAAATTCTGGATCTGAAAGAAATGACTCCGATTTGGGTATATTCTAAAAAACGGGAACTCGAAGTCCACGATAAAAATACAGACCTGCTCCGGTGGCTAACAGATGATGTTGCCAAACAATTTCCGTATCGGTAATCAGATAATCTTCAATTCTACGGCACTAATTTTTTGAGATCCAATGATAGACCGGATCTATCCCCTGAACATAATTCATAAATAAATCAGGGAAGATTACATCGGGCATGAAGTTTAAATTTTCTATATCAGATTGTAACGCCGGTTCTTTAGGACAAGTGATAAATAAACAGGAAGAGTTTAGGAAAATATGTTTTTGGGAGCCAGAGAAATAATTATCTTCTTTATTTAGAACTCCGATAATCAGTGCCTGTAATTTTAACTTTAATTCTTTTGCATTTGTGATGATGGAAGATGACATATTATTCACTATAATTACAAAATCAGAAGGATGAAGCGACGCTTGTTCAGCCAATAGTTCTGAAAGTCCGGATATGTGTTTTGGTTGTCTTCCACTATTTCTACTCAGATCGATAACGATTTTAGAATAAGATTTTTCCTTTAAATCCTGTTCTAAATCATTTAAAAAGTTTTCAAAAGAAAGATGTTCTTTTTGGGGATATTTCCAACCAGATGTTGACATACAAGGGTGTTTGGGTAAAGAATCGGAAAGAATATTGTAATTATGATTGTTAATAATGATGAACAAAGCATTGGTGTTTTTATCAACAATTTTTTTGAAATCACTCCCAAAATACACCGGACGTTTCATTTTTGAATATACTCTGAGACTTTTATATTTCAGTATTTTATTTTTATCCGGAATGGGGACTGTGATTTTTTCATCTTGTGGAATACCATAATGATTTTCAAGATTTAAAATGATTTTTTCATTTGTCACAAAACCAAAATGTTTTAGGATTGGATAACTAATCAAATATTCAGGTATCCTGTTTTTAATATTTTGTTGGGTTTTATTGGACAATAAAGTCTTTAGACTATCGAGAATAACATTAATCGGAATGTCATTCATCCCAATCACTTTCTGTCCAAGTAATTTTTTATACTTAGTTGTACTGTGCAAAATAAAAATTCCGTCATCAAAAATTCTAATTCGTATGGGTAAGGTTTTTCGTTCTATTTTGCTATCAATTACCGAATTTAAATGTGGATCTCCAATTTTTGCTATCATTTGTTGGATTTTGATAACCATAGTTTCATTGCTGAAATCTCCGGCTTGCGATTTCAGATTTTCTATTTCAGACAAAAACTGTGCTTCTGAAATATTTTTATAGAGATCGGGATGAGTCTTATGCAATTCCTGTTTCAATTCTTCCAAATCTGATGACCAGTCAATATATTCTTTCCATTGCCCGGATAAAGCAGATAAAAAGAACAAAATGACAACCAATATCTTTAATACTTTTAAGGAGCTGCTTGTTAAAAATTTCAAAATCATATTCCTGACCGGATTTCAAAAGTATTTTTTATGGATCAAATATTGTTGAACATAATCTTTAACACCCTCTTCGAGAGTAGTGAAAGTTTGATCAAATCCTGCTTTCCGGATTTTTTCCATATTGGCTTCAGTAAAGTATTGATATGAATCTCTGATATCTTCAGGTGTATCTATAAAACTGATTTTTTCAGCAATACTCAATGCACTAAAAGTACTTTTGGCCAGGTCAAGAAATGTTCTCGCTTTGCCGGTGCCAAAGTTATAAATGCCACTTTCACTTTTCTGGTTTTTCATAAAAAACATAATCATATCCAGAATATCCATTACGTAAATGAAATCCCGGCTTTGATGTCCATCTGCAAAGTCCGGTCTGTGAGAACGGAACAATCGCATCCCGCCCGTATTTTTTATCTGATGGAAAGTGTGAAAAATGACCGACGCCATTCTTCCTTTGTGGTATTCGTTGGGACCATACACATTAAAAAACTTACACCCGATCCAGAATGGAGGTTTATTTTTTTGTTCAAGTGCCCAGACATCAAAATCCTGTTTACTCTGACCATAAGGATTTAGTGGTTTCAGATTCTTGATGTTTTCGTGATTGTCATCAAATCCTAGACTACCATCGCCATACGTTGCCGCAGATGAGGCATAAATCAGAGGTATTCCTTTCTCCGCACATACTTTCCAGATTCGTTGACTGTAGTTCAGATTTAGTTCATTAAAAATATCTGAGTCCATTAAAGTGGTATCTGTGCGGGCTCCGATATGCAAAACAAAATCAACTTTCTGACTTGATTTTTCAAACCAATCCAGGAATATTTCTCGGTGCATCCATTCCCTGACCGTTTTCTCATCAGTATTTTTATCCTTATACAATTTATAAAAATCGTCCACAACAACCACATCTCTGTTAAAGCCTTCTTCATTTAGTCTTGTCAAAAGACAGGACCCAATAAATCCGGAGACACCTGTTAGAATTATCATTATCTTAAATTTGAGTCCGAAGATAAATAAATTTCAACTTTAATCAATTATGTATAACTAAAAATATAAAAAGTTAAGTGACTTGAAAGGTAGAGGGATAGACTTACCTTTGAAGTACTAGGTTTGAATTTTAACTGCTTTTAATGACTGAAGATAATCAGATGTATTACAATTTTGGCTACACTTAATTTTGTTATTTTATTGTTTTTGATAGTAAACTTATTAAAAATAATGACCTTCGTCATCTTCCGGTATTTTGGTAAAAGTCTGTGAACTTCATGTTGAAATTTTTTGTTATTTTTGTAAGTAAATATTCACTTACTTTTAAATTGCGTTGAGTTAATGGTTAAGTATCTTAAATCTGGACAGAGTATTAGGACGGAATATATAGGAATTTGAATTTGTAATTATTAAAAACAAAAGGATGAATAGCTTAAATGCGATAGGATTACAACAGGACAAAGCAGAACAATTAGCCGTAAAACTAAATGAATTATTGGCTAATTATTCTATTTTTTATCAGAATACCCGTGGGTATCATTGGAATATAAAGGGTGATAAATTTTTTGAACTGCATTTGAAATTTGAGGAACTATATAATGATTTATTGCTTAAAATTGATGAAATAGCTGAACGGATATTGACTTTGGGACAAACACCTGAACACAACTACTCTGAGTACTCAAATCTATCCAATATTAAGGAAAGCAATAAAATTTCGGACGGATTGGTAGCAGTTACCCGGATTCTGGAAGCATTTAAAACCGTCATCGTGATGCAGAGAGAAATTCTTGCCCTTGCAGCTGAAGCAAATGATGAGGGAACTAATGCATTGATGAGTGATTATATCCGTTTTCAGGAAAAGCAAGTGTGGATGTATTCATCATTCTTAAAAAACAATTAATGGGTACACAGATATCTGACAGACAACTTGAAATTATCGAAGCTGCCGGTAAAATCCTTACTGAATCGGGGATCAGTGGATTGACTATAAAGAATCTGGCAAAAGAAATGAAGTTTACTGAAAGTGCTATTTACAGACATTTTGTACGTAAAGAAGACATTATTATTGCCTTACTTGAGTATCTGGCAAAAAGTATGGATGAAAGGTTAGCAACATCTACATCATCACTTCAGACGGCTGATGAAAAACTTACAGAGCTGTTCAGGAGCCAGTTTTCATTTTTTAAAAAAAATCCGCATTTTGTTGTAGCAGTATTTTCTGAAGGACTAATGGAAGCCAGCCAGCGTATCAATGAAACGATTTTGAACCTAATGGCCATTAAAATGAAACACCTGATGCCCATCATCATGGAAGGTCAGCAAAAGCAAGTCTTTACAGATGCAATAATCTCGAATGAGTTGATTCATATTGTAGTGGGAACATTCCGCCTTCAAATGTTTAATTGGAGAGTGGCTAACTTTCAGTATGATATACAGTCGAGCGGTGAAAATATGATTCAATCCATACAGATATTGATTAAGAA
The genomic region above belongs to Saprospiraceae bacterium and contains:
- a CDS encoding NADH:ubiquinone reductase (Na(+)-transporting) subunit B, with protein sequence MALVDLIKKIEPDKKKSPLLHTAYDAFFTFAFAPNTVTAGGVHIRDGMDLKRLMVHVVIAMQLCYLFGTYNIGHQHFVAAGEYLGFMEGFHLKLAHGLIKLLPIFIVANVVGLGIEFWFAAKKGHAVEEGYLVSGALIPLIMPPDIPLWILAVSIAFAVIIGKEAFGGTGMNIWNIALLSRVFIFFAYPTTISGDEVWVSGFSKLAPGTAADYGWWHTSFFNGLFDWIGIAKFQVGMAVADGYTGATPLALAYQGGWDRVTEVYSSGQMLWGTIPGSIGETSKVLILVGTVILLVTKVASWRIMAGMVAGAIAGTWVLNIWGATPFMTVSWYNQFLMGSFLFAMAFMATDPVTACSTSRGKWIYGILIGFIGMIIRVINPAYPEGWMLAILFANTFAPTIDHFVLESNIKKRLNRA
- the nqrC gene encoding NADH:ubiquinone reductase (Na(+)-transporting) subunit C, translating into MHNTNYIIRFVLIMTVIVAFVLAMMFTGLKDIHQTNEAVYNKKAILAAVASKLDKDVNGLTNAEVQSIFDAQIEQKVLDMSGNELTADEIKAATGGVATTADKVDMAKEVKKPEADRVLPLYIFKGSDGKNYYIVSVRGKGLWDEIWGNVALEDDWSTIAGVSFDHKGETPGLGAEIKDNQAWVNQFTGKKIFAADGTFTSVKVIKAGARNDVYEVDGISGATITADGVDAMMEKGLRYYEPYIMKNRKS
- a CDS encoding NADH:ubiquinone reductase (Na(+)-transporting) subunit D, with the translated sequence MAEVKVAEVKESGFSFGKAEKKLITDPLNDNNPITVQVLGICSALAVTTLLSKAIVMAIAVIFVTAFSNLFTSMLRNMIPKQVRMIVQLVIIAALVTVVELTLKAVNYPIYKELSVFIGLIITNCIVMGRLEAFAMANKPYKSFLDGIGNGLGYGIILIMIAAIRELFGKGSLLDFKIIGNTPEYVLNTTEISWLGWYANNNLMVLFPSAMFVIGGIIWAHRAWNKKLVDIS
- the nqrE gene encoding NADH:ubiquinone reductase (Na(+)-transporting) subunit E, encoding MGDLINIFVKSAFIENLALAYFLGMCSYLAVSKSVKTAFGLGLAVIFVLGITMPINWLINTHLLSESGLFGLDLTFLRFILFIAVIASMVQLVEMVVEKFSPSLYNALGIFLPLITVNCAILGGSLFMVSKEYNFSQSVAFGLGGGFGWFLAIVAIAAIREKMKYSAVPAPLRGLGMAFMLTGLMGMAFMGLMGIDPTAFK
- a CDS encoding NADH:ubiquinone reductase (Na(+)-transporting) subunit F — protein: MPVIFAILVFTGVILSLSMLLIYARKRLVPQGDVRIIINGDEANPILAQPGSSLLSTLGENNIFLPSACGGGGTCAMCECHVYSGGGDVLPTELNHLTRKEAAEGMRLSCQVKVRENMNIGIPEEIFGIKKWECEVISNYNVATFIKEFIVRLPEGETLDFQAGGYIQIDVPPVTVDYKDIEITAHPKYHDRPDKFQADWDQNKMWDLKMVNEEPIFRAYSMSNHPAEGNIVSLTIRIATPPFKFKVGADGKRVWDGYEAVNPGICSSYIFSRKPGDKVTISGPYGEFFIKPTQAEMLYIGGGAGMAPMRSHLYHLFMTLKTGRKVTFFYGGRTKKELFYVEEFREIEKQFPNFRFAVALDNPLPEDNWVLKKDLNDPEGDGFKGFVHNVVIEQYLSKHPAPEELEVYFCGPPLMNQSVIKMADEWGIPEENVAFDDFGG
- a CDS encoding GlsB/YeaQ/YmgE family stress response membrane protein, with the translated sequence MDWQLIWTLFYGAVCGYVASRLIGGEGFGLLGNIVVGIFGGFIGSHLVQLAKIPMMSGYVGNFISSVAGALIFIFFLELIRYLYRSNRSTRRRR
- a CDS encoding ATPase, whose protein sequence is MADSPITILCVSRYFKGEDFMRAAKALGNKVYLLTSKKLEHDPWPWESIDEAFYMQEDEKGLWNMDHLKDGLAYKMKDTKFDVFVALDDFDVEHVACIREYFRIPGMGETTARYFRDKLAMRIKAKECGIPVPEFTALFHDADINKFADTVPAPWLVKPRMQASATGITKIHNKEQLWELLDKLGGHRHAYLLERFAPGAVYHVDALTFDGKVNFAKVSQYLDTPFEVAHGGGIFRSHTVETDSDDDKMLQKLNADVMKAFGMQYSASHTEFIKCNEDGQYYFLETSSRVGGAHLAEMVEAASGINLWGEWAKLETARFNGQKYKLPKIRKDHAGIIVSLSRFEYPDDSSFSDPEISWRLHKKHHIGIIIKSPKRTKILELLDVYAERIKNEFHASLPAPDKPTS
- a CDS encoding dCTP deaminase, with the translated sequence MILSDDQIRKAIDDGLIVIEPYRPDCLGTNSYDVHLGKWLAVYENHELDAKKHNTIRHFEIGPDGFVLMPGTLYLGVTEEYTETHHTVPFLEGKSSIGRLGIDIHATAGKGDVGFCNTWTLEISCVQPVRIYAGMPVGQLIYFKVDGEINNYYNKKSNAKYNSRTEKPVESMMWKNKF
- a CDS encoding D-2-hydroxyacid dehydrogenase, which translates into the protein MKILVNDGIEPIGKQILEDAGFIVDMNKINQEDLVSGLNEYDAICVRSATKVRKELIDACPNLKAIARGGVGLDNIDVEYALSKGIAVINTPAASSRSVAELAMAHMLDLSRFLYQSNKQMHHEGNTKFNDLKKLYAKGVELEGKTLGIIGFGRIGQETARVGLGMGMHIIAMDPYVESAEIVVGPANMGFKANITTSELSTLLAGADYISLHIPSVGKPILGADEFQKMKDGVFIINVSRGGTIDEDALLYALDTGKVAAAGLDVFDNEPTPRIDLLMHPRVSLTPHIGASTEEAQNKIGVELAEKLIAALRK